CCCATGTTTTACATCACCAATACTACCGCCACAGCCAGCCTGAAAAACACCCAACTGGTGCAGGCAGGCGGCTCCAAAACACTGGTGCAGGTCACCAGTGACCGCTGGGGCACCACGGACAAGAACGGCGGCGACTTCACTTTGGACGCAGAAGATCAGCTTCTGGAAGGGGATGTGCTGGCAAACAGGATCAGCCAGGTGACACTGAACCTTGGAGAGGGAGCTGTGCTGAAAGGAGCCGTGAACCCAGACAACCAGGCAGAAAAGATGACCGTGAACCTTGCCCAAGGAGCAAAGTGGGAACTTACGGGGGATGCGTATGTCACTTCCCTCACAGATGAAGACATAAACTTCAGCAACATTGAATCCCACGGTCACAACATATACTACGACAAGTCAGAAAACAGCCCCGGGGGCAAGACCATCAAGCTTCCCGGCGGCGGCAAGCTGATGGCGCATTGAAATATTTTATACATATGGTATATGCATAAAGTCCAGCCATAAATCAGAAATAACTCTGATTTATGGCTAGCTTTTTTATACCTTTTAGCTGGCCTCATTGCTCTAGGCTGCACATGGTATTGAAGATTAACTTTTCCAGTATCGAATACATTTTTGTTACTTTCTGCACCATACCTTAAGGCAGGATTCCTCCAGTTGCCACCGGCATCATACGTTTTGATTTATCTGGATTTGTGAAAGAGTGTGGAAGAAACTGCGTTAACCTGTAAAATATGGTATAATTATCTTAATTTATACAGACTGAAAGTCACATACGAGCAAAAAAGGTGATAAAAATGGCAAAGATAACGGTAGTGGGCCTTGGCCCTGGCAGTCTTTTGGACATGACGCCCCGGGCCTTGCAGGCAATCGAGCAGGCAGAAGTGGTGGCGGGATATAATACTTATATCAAGCTCATTGAAGAACTTTTGGAAGACGGCTCCAAAGAGGTCATTGGCACTGGCATGATGCAGGAGATTGACCGTTGCCGCATGGCGGTGGAAATAGCTGCTTCCGGCAAGGAAACTGTGGTTGTCTCCAGCGGTGATGCCGGGGTTTACGGCATGGCAGGCCTGGTGCTGGAACTGATTCTGAAGCTGCCGGAGGAAAAGCGTCCTGAGTGGGGCGGCGTGGTGGCAGGTGTGTCGGCTGTTAACGCAGCTGCTTCCATCCTGGGGGCACCGCTGATGCACGATTTTGCGGTCATCAGCCTTTCCAATCTCCTGACGCCCTGGGAGACTATCAGGAAGCGCATCGAGATGGCGGCGGAGGGGGATTTCGTCACCGCACTCTATAACCCCAAGAGCAAGAAACGGGTGCAGAATATCGAGGCAGTGCGGGAAATCATGCTGAAGCACCGCAGCCCCGACACCCCCGTGGGCATTGTCACCGCAGCAAGCCGGGAGAAGCAGTCTAAGGTCATCTCTACCTTGCAGGACTTTACCAAGGAAGAAATCAACATGTTCTCCCTGGTCATAATCGGCAATTCCCAGACTTACGTGCAGGAGGGCTGGATGGTGACACCCCGTGGCTATGAGAAAAAGGAGACGCTCTAAATGATTTTCGTCATGGCAGGAACCAAGGACGGCAGGGAACTGGTGAAAATGCTGCTGGCAGCTGGCTATCAGGTGACGGCTTCGGTGGTGAGTTCTTACGGCAAACAGCTGCTGGAAGAAAACAAAGGTCACAGTCTGGTGGTAAATGACGAACCCATGGACGGTGAGGCACTGGAGAAATATTTCCTGGCACATCACATAGAAGCCTGTGTAGATGCCAGCCACCCTTACGCCGTCAATGCCTCCCAGAATGCCATGGCAGCCTGTCACGGTGTGAAAATCCCTTATCTGCGCTATGAACGCAATCTTACCCGGCTGGATTACGAAAAGACTGTGATAGTGCATAGCTATGAGGAAGCGGCGGCAGAAGCGGCTAAGCTGGGCAAGGTGATTTTCCTCACCACCGGCAGCCGTAATCTCAGCAAGTTCACCTCAGCAGAGTGTCTACGGGATTGCCGCTTGATAGCCAGGGTGCTGCCTACAGCAGAGGTAATTGGCCTTTGTGAGGATTTGGGGCTGGCGCCTGACCAGATTGTGGCCCTGCAGGGGCCTTTTTCTGCCGCCCTGAACAGGGAGCTGTTTCTGAGATATGAGGCGGAGGTTATCATCACCAAGAACAGCGGCACATTGGGTGGCACGGATACCAAGGTACAGGCAGCAGCGGAACTGGGCCTGCCCCTCATTGTCATTGACAGGCCGCCCTTGGCTTATGACTGCCTGTGCAGTACTTTTGACGAATTAAAAGATAACTTGCATGACCTGCTGAAGGAGGATGCCTAAGATATGAATTTCATCACCAAGCCTATGGAAATCGAACATCGCAGCATGGAGATCATTGCTCCTCATCTGGCGGGGTTGAACCTCAGCGAAGCAGAAACCAAAGTCTACTCCCGGCTGATCCATGCAGCAGGAGATGTGGACTATGCTCCCCTGATACATATTCACCCTGAAGCCATCAGTAAGGCGCAGGAGGCCTTGCAGGCAGGCTGCGACATCTACACAGATGTGGAAATGGTGC
This genomic interval from Selenomonas sp. AB3002 contains the following:
- the cobJ gene encoding precorrin-3B C(17)-methyltransferase is translated as MAKITVVGLGPGSLLDMTPRALQAIEQAEVVAGYNTYIKLIEELLEDGSKEVIGTGMMQEIDRCRMAVEIAASGKETVVVSSGDAGVYGMAGLVLELILKLPEEKRPEWGGVVAGVSAVNAAASILGAPLMHDFAVISLSNLLTPWETIRKRIEMAAEGDFVTALYNPKSKKRVQNIEAVREIMLKHRSPDTPVGIVTAASREKQSKVISTLQDFTKEEINMFSLVIIGNSQTYVQEGWMVTPRGYEKKETL
- the cobK gene encoding precorrin-6A reductase; this encodes MIFVMAGTKDGRELVKMLLAAGYQVTASVVSSYGKQLLEENKGHSLVVNDEPMDGEALEKYFLAHHIEACVDASHPYAVNASQNAMAACHGVKIPYLRYERNLTRLDYEKTVIVHSYEEAAAEAAKLGKVIFLTTGSRNLSKFTSAECLRDCRLIARVLPTAEVIGLCEDLGLAPDQIVALQGPFSAALNRELFLRYEAEVIITKNSGTLGGTDTKVQAAAELGLPLIVIDRPPLAYDCLCSTFDELKDNLHDLLKEDA